The bacterium genome contains the following window.
TCAATATTCTGCTCGATGTGATTCGTACCGAGCGTCAGGCCTTTGGCGCGGCCTACTTCGTGGTGTTGCTTGGATTGCTGATGGCCAGCAGCGGCGTCTATCTCTTCGAGCACGCAGCCCAGCCGGAGGCCCTGGGATCGATCCCGGACGCCATGTGGTGGGCCGTCGCCACGCTCACCACCGTTGGCTACGGCGACGTCACTCCGATCACTCTGGGTGGCAAGGTCTTCGGTACCTTCGTGATGATCCTGGGGGTCGGGATCGTCGCCGTACCCACAGGCATCCTCGCCACGGGTTTCGCGCTCGAGCTCAGCAAGCGCCGCGAGCGGTATCTCCAGGAAGTGCTGATCGCAAGTGCAGACGGCGTCATCGACGACGCCGAGCGCGCACACCTGGAAGAAGTGCGGCAAGCCCTCGATCTCAGTCCAGCCAATACGAACCGCATGCAAGAATCTCCCAGCTTCCTCGCATCGGCCCCGCAAGCCGTGCCGTCAATCGAGTGCCCTCATTGCGGCGAGCTGCTGACGGACCCCGTAAAGGAAGCGCTACCGGAATTCGACTCGTAGGATCGGATCGCGAAGCCCCGACCATTCGGGAATCAGACTGCGACAAACTGCCGATGCGGCCAATCTCGCCACACTCGAATGGGGAAATCTGGTCCAATTCGCGACACCTCTTCCGGCTGATTCGCCGTCCCCCCACACGGCAGACTCGCAGAGAAATCGGTCGAGGGCTTCTGGGGATGCCCAGGGGCTCCAAACTCGCGTGTTCGCATGCGCCTCTCTTGAACCGGGAAAATGACACGTACTTGGCCGGCGTCTTGCTTCTGTTGAACGTGCCCAGATCAACCGGTGGGCCAGGAGGCCGCTTCACCCGCGCAGACGATGCCCGGGCATCCGTC
Protein-coding sequences here:
- a CDS encoding ion transporter; this encodes MRGLQRRRIFEILSPGTAGDRTSRACDAALMVLIVLNVGAAIAESVPSISARYGSAFAVLEFFSVMVFTVEYVLRVATIVEGPDPRFRSPVVGRLRYMVSPIAVTDLLAFGPFYLTAFVNIDLRILRVLRLIRIFKLAHYFSALNILLDVIRTERQAFGAAYFVVLLGLLMASSGVYLFEHAAQPEALGSIPDAMWWAVATLTTVGYGDVTPITLGGKVFGTFVMILGVGIVAVPTGILATGFALELSKRRERYLQEVLIASADGVIDDAERAHLEEVRQALDLSPANTNRMQESPSFLASAPQAVPSIECPHCGELLTDPVKEALPEFDS